One Acropora palmata chromosome 2, jaAcrPala1.3, whole genome shotgun sequence genomic window, caaaaagaaaccttgttttATAGTGACAAAGGTTCTTTTTCCTTAATCCCACCGAGGTAGACACAAATATTTTCCTTCGAACACAAATGTCGGCCCTATCTAAATAAGGAAACGCAGGTGTTGCAAACGCCCAGGCTTATAAGTTCAGCGTTTTTCAAATACAGTATAGTCTCCTGTCGAATGTAAATTGGATTTTGAGTTTCACCGAGAATAACTAGTCTCGGATATCAATTACAAAATTGACAATTGTGCAATGATTAAAGAGAAATGTTTTTCGGCTGGGACGGTTAACGCATGGCATTAACGTAACATTTCCTGTTAGTTAATAAATTATAGCAGGAAGTCATTTGacgtatttctttttttttttttcaatttaacgAGACGATTCAATTAAAAAGTTTTAGTGTTCAATTCCTAGAAATAATGGTTCACCAAAAATGAATTTCGCTGTGGAATAAAGCTGATaatcatttatatttttaattgcTTTGACAGAAAACGAGACAAGATATAAACGACTTTTTACTGAAGCGTGTATGTATTGAGGaataaaaagcaaagaagGCCAGAGAAGAGGTAGTCTATTTAtgggtttttcattttcaaaggaAAGTGTTTGCCGATGGAAACAGGATAATCCTTCAATCGTCTTCAATcgtctttctcttatggtgaatgATATTGCAGCTGCAAATGAACAAGCTCCTAGTGAAGTATGCTGACGGCATTACGTCAAGTGTTCCTGTTTAGGTTCAGCACAAATACTACCGCCAGGAAGGTTTGAGAACGTGAAGAAAGAGGGCAGATACAAAAGAGATGTCTCTTGAATTTCACCAAAACATGGAAAATGTGCATGCACGGCTAAACCACTGAGTTATCCCCCCTCAGAATTACTAACAATAAAAGTAAATCAAGGTTAAACCGATTATAGGAGTCAAGTTTCAGGAAGATCCTACGAAGTGGGACATCCACATCGACAATATGCTATCTAAAGCCATCAGCCGCGAATGTATATTCTTCTGATATGCAAATCCTCGTATACTTAAATAAAGATCGattcaataatttgtttaactTGCTTTTTATGTCTGTATGAACGCTTCAAGCATTGTATCCTTAATAGATGCCTcttcaattaaattttttgcccACAAAGGCGACGGAAAGGCTTTCCATCGCCGTTATTAGCTTTAGCAGGTGTGCGAGGCAATTACAGTTTGTTTTCCAATCGCCCTATGCAAGCGCAGTCATATTTCAAGAAAAGAACTAAttatcctttctttttccGCTGCAAACCTCGTACGGCTACTACGGCTGCTATAAcgaaatagaactttgcgatAGGTGAAATGTTTTGCGGTTATTCTACGCGGGTCACGTTCGACGAAATGCCGGGTGACGTGCCTCTTCACTTCCTTGGCACGATTGGTTTTCATATGAAGGCAGAGAACGAAAAATTCGCTGCTTTGGGCTCGCGTTCTTGTTGAAACCTCAaactgaatttgaaaatttcacgtcgtcgtttgacAGACTACGTCAGAGGAATGAACTTAAATGCATGCTGCACGTGGGGCACGCTAATTTTATctctttcaaccaatcatatcattgatttgtggcgtcgCTGCCGTTGTCTTTGCTGTTTCGTAACTTCCTAATGACGTACTTGAGGGCACAAATTTGCACCTTTAATTAGCAAGTTTTAGGTTTATTGATTCATTCGTAACCCTAATCAGGTAAATATCCAAAGCAATTAGATTGGTGTCAATGGTATGTtgcaaaatcaaaaaaaaaaaaaaaaaaaaaaaaaaaaatcatgaaagCTGACTAGTCTCCAGTTGTCTCTAAGATGTGTTGGGTAAGGACAGTGTCACACAGCGACTTCGTGCTCGATGGCACGATTAGTAGCTAAGGTATCTGTGGGGGTCGTTTGCATTGAATTAATATATTCTTGCCTTGAGTTGAGGCCGGGGAAGTGGCATGTTAAACCTACCGCCATTGCGTAATCTTTCTCTGCGAAGTTTGCTAGGAAACACTTGCCTGTCCTCTTTCCGATTTCTACCCGTCCTAGCAAAGCCACCATATTGTCCATCGATTCACTGCGTATAGTGATAGCTCGAGGCGGTTTGGATATTTCATGTCCAAAATGAAGCTATGAATATTTAGAGTAAGAAAAAGTGTGCAATTAAGTCTTCGGAAGAGGATATTTTTCAGTCTAACAACTTCAAATTCCGCTCATTGCGTTGtcatttaaattatttacataCTTTACTTACAAACGTGGTAACTGTCATATTTGGAGCAAATTAGGTCGATACAGCTAAGAGTATCTTATTAAGAGTGCGTGACTGGATTAGCCGCTGGCTTCCGCGGATGATCACTCACACTTATTGCGCAAGGAGGAGGTCTTCACAGCGAGACATACAACAGGTACTTAAGCTATTtggaaactttttttgaaaatcaaaaaaaaattgaggaaaCAGACAAGGTTATTGCAGTGTCAgacgtaaaaaaaataattttaaatgaatACCATCATTCATTCTTCGACCTCCAGAAAGCTTGCAACGTTGTCGTGTACTTCACGTAACGCATCCGCATTTGTCCTTGAGACTGTTGTGAGAAGATTTACAGGATCCAAAGTGATCGGATCCAGTATTTCAGTAGGTCTAGAGTTGATGGTCGCCATAATTCCATTTGGAGTTAGAGGAGGCGAGGTCACATCATACGAAGCCCTCTTGCATAACACTGTTGCAATGGCTCTACGGAAATTCCGATTTTTCCAGGCGTATAGAAATTGGTTCAATGAACAGTTAACTAATGGAAATAAACAAACTAAGTCCCTAAACCAGTGAACTAACGTGCAGCTGCTAGTGtcccaaaaattaacaatgtACATCATAACAACAGACGGAAACAGGCACACCAGAAAAATGCCTAAAATTATGTAAAAGCCCCGGTTTAGACTTCGCTCCATGGACATCGCCTGTAGCTTCACATGTGTCTGACAATGCCAGTCCCACCGGGTTATTTGGCGTTTGAGCCTTTGATGAATACGCACATAAGTAAAAGTCAATATggtgataattattatgagcGCGGCATTGTTGAACAAGAATGCAAACATGTAAAAACCGGTGACAAAATAGAAGCACGAAAACGATATCGATATTACCCATATAAGTATCGATATCAGGGTTACGCCAGAGGTGGACAAGACTCTCTTGTGGTAAGACATCACTGTGAGGTATCGATCCAACGTTAGCGCGGCTAAACTCAACAACGATGCGGTGTAGGAGATGAAAAAGGACAAGTGTATGAGCCAAACATTTTGCATGACTGGATAACCAAGGGCCTCTCTGGAGTGAAATATGACAAATAGGGGCTCTGTTATCGTGCCAACCACAAGATCGCTTAGAGCCAGCTGCAGAACAAAACAGTTGAAggaatttttcaactttttgtaAGGATCCTTTAGCATCGCAATGCAAAGTAATAAGTTTCCAGGCAAAGTCACGAGACACAGTACCAAGGCTATGGCCGCTGTTAGCACGGAGAGAGAAAGTGGTGGCCAGGTCTCCTCGCATAAATGCTTGATGAATGGCATTGTGGCATGGGATGCATCGATTGCAAGAAATTCCACCAAACTGCTAGagacaaattaaacaaagGTTGAAATTTAGTGGCTTCATTTTAACTTTCTAACAACAATAGtaaaaatgatgataatgtAGCCTACACGTTTGCATGGCACAGTCAAAAATTAGGGCCCAGTATGATTTGACGCCAACTGTGCCCTTCTAGAAGTtataaaaatttgtaaaattcaAATGATCGGTCGGTGTACATtggcgtttttttttccatgaggAAAGGAGACCTTTTCGACCAGTAAGACGCAAATTCCTCAACTTTGTCCTGATTTGTTACCTCTTGATCGCTCCCACAGTCTGTAGATCTTTTTTGGGCAATTTTTGGATGGCTGTCATCAATACAGAGCTGGCCAAAGTGAATATTTATTTGGTGCCCATGGAGAATTTTTGGTCCGCTATTAggaaaacattgaaaatgtcGTGCATTATTTATAAGGTGGGCACGCGTTTATCCAAGAATATCTTAGAAAAACGAAAGTGACATGCCAATCTAGCTTATGACCTAGAACTCAATCGGCAGAGTACccgaatttttttcttgcggAGTAACCAGCGAATGATTGCATCTTTTCATGCCAAGGTGACTTTACACGTAGGCTTTGCGTGACTAGCGTTGCGAGAAAGAACAAAACCTTTATTGAACGCTAAAAGACACTTTCAGGACATACTCTAGGTCTACTGAGAGGTGTCTGCCAGTTCTTTTTATAACGTGATGAAATAACTAATGGATGTGGACAGTCCCACCCAAGGTCAAATATTGAACGCACATCAAAAATGTTGTTCCCATCctttaaaaagaagaaataattcattttattcCTTATCTACGCTACACCTCTTCGAGGCAGTGTATGATTTAACTTTCAACGGGTTCATTTGGAAGATTAAAAGAGATAAATCTTAATTGTTTATAGGCTGTCGTCGATGTTCACACGAAAGAATGCACTGCCTCACTGATAGCAAGAGctcgaaaaatgaacaaagaaacaacaattttcaaagaacatTATTTCTGTGTCACCGTAGATTAAACAACATATTAGGACACATTTCAAAGGCAACCGGGAAAGAGGTCTACTCTCCGTTAGGGATTTATCAGCCATAAGACTTTACTTGATATCGCTGGGGAAGAAGCCGGAAACGACT contains:
- the LOC141873191 gene encoding histamine H2 receptor-like, which translates into the protein MPFIKHLCEETWPPLSLSVLTAAIALVLCLVTLPGNLLLCIAMLKDPYKKLKNSFNCFVLQLALSDLVVGTITEPLFVIFHSREALGYPVMQNVWLIHLSFFISYTASLLSLAALTLDRYLTVMSYHKRVLSTSGVTLISILIWVISISFSCFYFVTGFYMFAFLFNNAALIIIITILTFTYVRIHQRLKRQITRWDWHCQTHVKLQAMSMERSLNRGFYIILGIFLVCLFPSVVMMYIVNFWDTSSCTLVHWFRDLVCLFPLVNCSLNQFLYAWKNRNFRRAIATVLCKRASYDVTSPPLTPNGIMATINSRPTEILDPITLDPVNLLTTVSRTNADALREVHDNVASFLEVEE